In Lodderomyces elongisporus chromosome 1, complete sequence, a genomic segment contains:
- the PTR2_1 gene encoding peptide transporter ptr2: protein MTSSSRSRSTDEVDEKAQHLNVVTNTQTSVEDEDYDYEDPRNYSTSYVDEYNPRGLRVPTKSESQTLRKVIGNIQYSIMLIFLVEFAERASYYGSTVLISNMVQRPVPVDSPHGWGAVNQNVPGHEDMSPGAFNQGLQAASALSNLITFLAYVVPLFGGYFADTKFGRWKVIQWGVVFGGIAHVLFIVSVAPAVIKNGKAGLAVCVIAIIFLALGTGCIKANLLPLMLDQYPESGDRVKVLKTGENVIISKDASFERITTMFYLSINIGAFFMLATSYCERLVGFWLAFFVPLVLYLLMPIVFYVVKPKLKFETPAGSHMTQMLKILVISFSGNFIKRIVNGTFWEYAKPSNMRARGREYYNSKKQTPINWTDQLVIDVKQTLDSCKIFAYFIIFNLADNGLGSVENSLIGAMKLDGVPNDLFNNFNPLTIIVLIPILDRLVYPLLRKLKIPFRPIWKIAFGFIICAMSQVAGAVLQHKVYQQSPCGNHSTNCDSPAPISAWQASSLYILAAAGECFAMTTIYELAYTRAPPSMKGTVMALMLFSSAISAAISLAITPALKDPYLVWVFVAIAIATVVAAIVLFFQFFNLHKVMAAEEAERERLDKLAEENKIEVEGQTEQEPLTLIKSINSFGDDDHPVEAITSLKAQVGR from the coding sequence ATGACTAGTTCGAGCAGGAGTAGATCGACTGATGAAGTTGACGAAAAGGCACAACATCTTAATGTCGTTACCAATACACAAACACTGGTGGAGGACGAGGACTATGACTATGAAGATCCGAGAAACTATAGTACATCCTATGTTGATGAGTACAATCCTAGAGGATTGAGAGTGCCCACTAAATCCGAACTGCAAACTTTGAGAAAAGTTATTGGTAATATCCAATACTCCATCATGCTTATTTTCCTTGTTGAGTTTGCTGAAAGAGCAAGTTACTATGGATCAACGGTGCTTATTTCGAATATGGTACAAAGACCAGTCCCAGTAGACAGTCCACATGGTTGGGGAGCTGTTAATCAGAATGTTCCCGGCCATGAAGATATGTCGCCTGGTGCGTTCAACCAAGGTCTTCAAGCTGCAAGTGCATTGTCCAACTTGATCACATTCTTGGCGTATGTTGTTCCGTTATTTGGTGGTTATTTTGCTGATACCAAGTTTGGAAGATGGAAAGTAATTCAATGGggtgttgtttttggtggTATTGCCCATGTCTTGTTTATTGTCTCTGTGGCCCCAGCAGTGATCAAGAATGGAAAAGCTGGTTTGGCTGTATGTGTTATTGCAATTATTTTCTTGGCCTTGGGAACTGGATGCATCAAAGCAAATCTTTTGCCCTTGATGCTTGATCAGTACCCTGAATCGGGAGACAGAGTTAAGGTGCTTAAAACTGGGGAAAATGTTATCATTAGTAAGGATGCTTCCTTTGAAAGAATTACCACTATGTTTTACCTCAGTATCAATATTGGTGCATTTTTCATGCTTGCCACTTCGTATTGTGAGCGTCTTGTTGGCTTTTGGTTAGCATTCTTTGTGCCGCTCGTGTTGTATTTACTTATGCCAATTGTGTTTTACGTTGTTAAACCCAAGTTGAAGTTTGAAACACCTGCTGGCTCCCACATGACCCAAATGCTCAAGATTTTGGTGATTTCATTTAGCGGCAACTTTATCAAACGTATTGTTAATGGAACATTTTGGGAATATGCAAAACCAAGCAATATGAGAGCAAGAGGCAGAGAATACTACAATAGCAAAAAGCAGACTCCAATCAATTGGACTGATCAATTGGTTATCGATGTTAAGCAAACGCTTGACTCGTGTAAGATTTTTGcctattttattattttcaactTGGCAGACAATGGTTTGGGCTCAGTTGAAAACTCATTGATTGGTGCAATGAAGCTTGATGGAGTTCCAAATGACttgttcaacaatttcaaccCATTAACCATTATTGTGCTTATCCCAATCCTTGATCGTCTTGTATACCCATTATTGAGGAAGTTGAAGATTCCATTTAGAccaatttggaaaattgcTTTTGGGTTTATCATTTGTGCCATGTCACAAGTTGCTGGTGCCGTATTGCAACACAAGGTTTATCAACAATCACCATGTGGAAACCACAGTACAAACTGTGATCTGCCTGCCCCCATTTCTGCATGGCAAGCGCTGTCTCTTTATATTCTTGCCGCTGCAGGTGAATGTTTTGCAATGACAACGATTTACGAGCTTGCTTATACCAGAGCACCACCATCAATGAAAGGTACTGTTATGGCGTTGATGTTATTTAGTTCTGCAATCAGTGCTGCTATTTCATTGGCAATCACTCCTGCATTGAAAGATCCATACTTGGTTTGGGTGTTTGTGGCCATTGCCATTGCTACAGTTGTCGCAGCCATTGTAttatttttccaatttttcaatttgcaCAAGGTTATGGCGGCCGAGGAAGCtgaaagagagagattgGATAAGCTTGCcgaggaaaacaaaatcgaAGTTGAAGGTCAAACTGAACAAGAACCACTTACATTGATTAAATCAATCAATTCCTTTGGTGATGACGACCACCCAGTAGAGGCCATTACATCGTTGAAAGCACAAGTGGGAAGGTAA